The following coding sequences lie in one Candidatus Wallbacteria bacterium genomic window:
- a CDS encoding aminoacyl-histidine dipeptidase, whose protein sequence is MAKILGSLKPQPLWDIFESICKVPHPSKHEEKLIKFILEFAKEHQIEAFQEKSGNVIMRKPAAPGMEKLKGVILQSHLDMVPQKNSDSSHDFYKDPIVPRIEGRFVKATGTTLGADNGIGIAASLALMASKNINHGPLECLMTFDEESGLTGALKLESGSLKGKILLNLDSEAHGELFIGCAGGQNTTGRIRYKVESAGSNMKAFHLAVKGLKGGHSGVDIHLGRGNAIKLITRVLWNAARDFGIRITELKGGTLRNAIPREAFALVAVPAEMQKGFSEFVSRFADTAALELAAVDPGVSITMEPAPMPDNVIVKVSQKKILNALYSCPNGVFRMSSEMEGLVETSNNLAMVKAEKGEFQIATLQRSSVDSQKDDIAFMIASVLDQAGAKYDSSSSYPGWKPDLNSEILDLMKKVFKKMYGTEPGVAAIHAGLECGLFKSVYPHWDMISFGPSIHSPHSPDESVEIESVGKFWDLLIETLKNIPKKS, encoded by the coding sequence ATGGCTAAGATACTGGGCAGCCTGAAACCGCAGCCGCTCTGGGATATTTTCGAATCAATCTGCAAGGTGCCGCATCCGTCCAAACATGAGGAGAAACTGATTAAATTCATTCTGGAGTTTGCAAAAGAGCATCAGATCGAAGCATTCCAGGAAAAAAGCGGGAATGTAATTATGCGGAAACCTGCAGCTCCAGGTATGGAAAAACTGAAAGGCGTGATTCTGCAAAGTCATCTGGACATGGTACCCCAGAAAAACAGCGATTCCAGCCATGATTTTTACAAGGACCCGATTGTACCGAGAATTGAAGGCAGGTTTGTCAAAGCTACAGGCACTACTCTCGGCGCTGACAACGGGATCGGCATCGCCGCTTCGCTTGCCCTGATGGCCTCGAAGAACATCAACCATGGCCCGCTGGAATGCCTGATGACATTTGACGAAGAATCAGGCCTGACAGGCGCCTTGAAACTGGAAAGCGGAAGCTTGAAAGGCAAAATTTTATTGAACCTTGACTCTGAAGCTCATGGGGAGCTTTTCATCGGCTGCGCAGGCGGGCAGAACACCACAGGCAGGATCAGATACAAGGTAGAGTCTGCAGGCAGCAACATGAAGGCATTCCACCTCGCTGTCAAAGGCTTGAAAGGCGGCCATTCAGGAGTGGACATCCACCTGGGCCGCGGCAATGCGATCAAGCTCATCACCCGGGTGCTCTGGAATGCTGCCAGGGATTTTGGTATCAGGATCACAGAGCTGAAAGGCGGCACTCTGCGTAACGCGATCCCACGTGAGGCGTTCGCCCTGGTCGCTGTACCAGCTGAAATGCAGAAGGGTTTTTCAGAATTCGTCTCCAGATTCGCGGATACAGCCGCCCTGGAACTGGCTGCTGTCGACCCTGGCGTCAGCATCACGATGGAGCCGGCCCCAATGCCTGACAATGTGATAGTAAAAGTCAGCCAGAAGAAGATCCTGAATGCCCTTTACTCCTGCCCGAACGGCGTGTTCAGAATGAGCTCCGAGATGGAAGGGCTGGTGGAAACTTCGAATAATCTCGCGATGGTCAAAGCGGAAAAAGGTGAGTTTCAGATTGCCACACTGCAGAGAAGCTCTGTGGATTCGCAGAAGGACGATATAGCTTTCATGATCGCAAGCGTGCTGGATCAGGCTGGCGCTAAGTATGACAGCAGCAGTTCTTACCCTGGCTGGAAACCGGATCTGAATTCTGAAATCCTGGATCTGATGAAAAAAGTCTTCAAGAAGATGTATGGCACAGAACCTGGCGTAGCTGCGATTCACGCAGGCCTGGAATGCGGGCTGTTCAAATCCGTTTATCCGCACTGGGACATGATTTCCTTCGGACCCTCGATCCATTCCCCGCACTCGCCTGATGAGAGTGTGGAAATCGAGTCAGTCGGGAAGTTCTGGGATCTGCTGATAGAAACTTTGAAGAATATCCCAAAGAAGAGCTGA
- a CDS encoding family 20 glycosylhydrolase, giving the protein MRSGIPGIGILVVMASILTFSLSANNLMPVPDQQKSGSGKFRLSQGFTVAPSGAAGEIVSEGVKRMLARLSGRTGFAFSGSPAVNSVFNITCDQPGKLELFEDESYSLTVNPGKIILQSPTELGALHGLETLLQLLASDEQDYYFPEITINDKPRFPWRGLLIDVSRHFMPLEVLKRNLDAMASLKLNVLHLHLSDDQGFRVECLTLPELHRLCSDGNYYTQDQIRDLISYAAMRGIRVIPEFDLPGHSTSWLVAHPELASAPGPYAIERKWGVFNPTFNPSLEETYAFFDKFFAEMSALFPDQYLHIGGDENNGRQWAANQQIQDFMVKNQLKDRHSLQAYFNKRLLAILTKYGKKMIGWDEIFQPDLPKTIVVQSWRGQKSLAESAKLGYYSLLSNGYYIDLIQSAEFHYLNDPAPASLTLTDEEKKFILGGEATMWSELVSPDNIDSRIWPRTAAIAERFWSPQNVRDLAEMYRRLEIVSLQLEEIGLTHRKNQEMFMRRLCGGAETANLKVLIDVIEPVKEYKRHSLGTKYSSTTPLTRVVDTAVPDAPAARKFRNEVDHFLKSKDQALALEITDSFKLWAENHALLLPVINKNPVLREIKPLSESLRKISLIGLDALKMIASNENCSQSWLKVRRKTLNESKKPRGEAELMIVSAIEKLVESIPADKH; this is encoded by the coding sequence ATGAGATCCGGAATACCTGGAATCGGAATTTTAGTTGTAATGGCAAGCATTTTGACTTTTTCCCTGTCTGCCAACAATCTGATGCCTGTACCTGACCAGCAGAAATCCGGAAGCGGTAAGTTCAGGCTGAGTCAGGGGTTCACAGTCGCTCCTAGCGGTGCTGCAGGAGAGATAGTCTCTGAGGGAGTAAAGCGAATGCTCGCCCGTCTCTCAGGCAGAACCGGATTTGCCTTTTCAGGCTCTCCTGCAGTCAATTCCGTTTTCAACATTACCTGCGATCAGCCTGGCAAACTTGAACTGTTTGAGGACGAATCATACAGCCTGACTGTCAATCCAGGTAAAATCATACTCCAGAGCCCGACTGAACTGGGAGCTCTGCATGGGCTGGAAACCCTGCTCCAGCTTCTCGCATCCGACGAACAGGATTACTATTTTCCTGAAATTACCATCAATGACAAACCCCGGTTTCCCTGGAGAGGCCTGTTGATAGATGTGAGCAGGCATTTCATGCCTCTGGAAGTGCTGAAGCGCAATCTGGATGCCATGGCTTCCCTCAAACTGAATGTGCTGCACCTGCACCTAAGCGATGATCAGGGCTTCAGGGTGGAATGCCTGACTCTGCCTGAACTGCATCGTTTATGTTCTGACGGCAATTACTACACCCAGGATCAGATCAGGGATCTGATCAGCTATGCTGCCATGAGAGGGATCAGGGTGATCCCTGAATTCGACCTGCCAGGTCATTCCACCAGCTGGCTGGTTGCTCATCCTGAGCTCGCGAGTGCACCTGGTCCATATGCGATAGAGAGGAAATGGGGAGTCTTTAACCCGACTTTCAACCCCAGCCTGGAAGAAACTTATGCTTTTTTTGATAAATTTTTCGCGGAAATGTCAGCGCTGTTTCCTGATCAGTATCTGCACATCGGAGGAGATGAAAATAATGGCAGGCAATGGGCAGCGAATCAGCAGATCCAGGATTTCATGGTTAAAAATCAGCTCAAGGATAGGCATAGCCTTCAAGCCTATTTCAACAAACGCCTGCTCGCGATTTTAACTAAATACGGCAAAAAAATGATCGGCTGGGACGAGATTTTCCAGCCTGACCTTCCGAAAACCATAGTTGTCCAGTCCTGGCGCGGCCAGAAATCCCTTGCAGAATCAGCAAAACTTGGTTATTACAGCCTGCTGTCCAACGGGTATTACATAGACCTGATCCAGTCTGCTGAATTTCATTATCTGAATGATCCGGCTCCAGCAAGCCTGACTCTGACTGATGAAGAAAAGAAGTTCATTTTAGGCGGCGAAGCCACGATGTGGAGCGAACTGGTATCTCCTGACAACATAGATTCCAGGATCTGGCCCAGAACTGCCGCGATTGCCGAGCGATTCTGGTCCCCTCAAAATGTCCGCGATCTGGCTGAAATGTATCGCAGACTCGAGATTGTCAGCCTGCAGCTGGAAGAAATCGGTTTGACTCACCGGAAAAACCAGGAAATGTTCATGCGCAGGCTCTGTGGTGGAGCCGAAACCGCTAATCTGAAAGTGCTGATCGACGTGATTGAGCCTGTCAAGGAATACAAGCGGCATTCTCTTGGTACTAAATACAGCAGCACTACTCCATTGACCAGGGTTGTGGACACCGCAGTCCCTGACGCTCCTGCAGCCAGAAAGTTCAGGAATGAGGTAGACCACTTCCTGAAAAGCAAAGATCAGGCTCTGGCTTTGGAAATCACGGATAGTTTCAAACTCTGGGCTGAAAACCACGCTCTGCTCCTGCCTGTGATTAATAAAAACCCGGTTCTCCGGGAAATCAAACCTTTATCAGAAAGCTTGCGAAAAATTTCCCTGATCGGGTTAGATGCCTTGAAAATGATCGCATCCAATGAAAATTGCAGCCAATCCTGGCTCAAAGTACGCCGGAAAACCCTGAATGAATCTAAAAAACCGAGAGGTGAAGCTGAACTGATGATAGTATCAGCGATTGAAAAGCTGGTGGAATCCATTCCAGCAGACAAGCATTGA
- a CDS encoding SH3 domain-containing protein: MKSNQLFIVLLVIIFTATSLAAGGIQSMLTEYASVSGARIAMQAAVEQGLANEADLAELYQAEENLGREIEELLKQDSDVAQEVYRYLVAGSTRSQLQIYKRFFAVGNQKGERLFELASERVKEAQLEEFDNPFEGYATAGGACIFTDPDFASTKTFARSGDKLTVTGVSGSFYRVSVNGATGFIHESQLAAGSDEAAFLVDKGYRGQTGTVTASSLNVRKGPGTQYAIVCSLSNGTVVTILETQSGWHKVNAPNGKTGWAAGNYIKITDNNVPDNNVPDNNNNDVVPGGDIPPNLGAFKKIDNQKPTYYCTAREAEFSGGGSKQIMSTSGKVIATVCGKFYKDLCMEGSGILNDNRCVSWVANYKFQVAPAGCKGITASGKWVVTFHTLAVNKKELPFGGVYYIPKTRGMKMPNGETHDGYWFAHDTGGAFTSAHNRIDMYTDQRKWVNWMESNLVGSLKPLEVWRVDNATKEQVYAKYKQFLGK, from the coding sequence ATGAAATCTAATCAGCTGTTCATCGTTCTCCTGGTCATCATTTTCACAGCAACATCCCTTGCTGCAGGTGGCATCCAGTCCATGCTGACAGAATACGCATCAGTCTCTGGAGCTAGAATCGCGATGCAGGCAGCAGTCGAGCAGGGTCTGGCCAATGAGGCTGACCTCGCTGAACTTTATCAGGCTGAAGAAAATCTGGGCCGCGAAATTGAAGAGCTGCTCAAGCAGGACAGCGATGTGGCTCAGGAAGTTTATCGCTACCTGGTGGCAGGTTCCACCCGTTCCCAGCTTCAGATCTACAAGCGCTTTTTCGCAGTGGGAAATCAAAAAGGCGAGCGCCTGTTTGAACTGGCCTCTGAGAGAGTAAAAGAAGCGCAGCTTGAAGAATTCGACAATCCGTTTGAAGGATATGCCACTGCAGGCGGTGCCTGCATCTTTACTGACCCTGACTTCGCATCCACAAAGACCTTTGCCAGGAGCGGAGACAAACTTACAGTGACCGGAGTTTCAGGCAGTTTCTACCGTGTATCTGTCAATGGCGCTACAGGGTTCATCCATGAAAGCCAGCTGGCTGCCGGATCAGATGAAGCCGCTTTCCTGGTAGATAAAGGATATAGAGGACAGACAGGCACTGTGACAGCTTCCAGCCTGAATGTCAGGAAGGGTCCGGGCACTCAGTACGCCATTGTCTGCAGCCTCAGTAACGGTACAGTTGTCACAATCCTTGAAACCCAGAGCGGCTGGCACAAGGTCAATGCACCCAATGGAAAAACAGGCTGGGCTGCAGGCAATTACATCAAGATTACAGATAACAATGTTCCTGACAACAATGTTCCAGATAACAACAATAACGATGTTGTACCTGGCGGGGACATTCCCCCGAATCTCGGGGCTTTCAAAAAGATCGACAATCAGAAGCCGACTTATTACTGCACTGCCAGAGAGGCTGAATTTTCAGGCGGGGGCAGCAAGCAGATCATGTCCACCTCAGGCAAAGTGATTGCCACTGTCTGCGGCAAGTTCTATAAAGATCTCTGCATGGAAGGCAGCGGAATCCTCAATGACAACCGTTGCGTGTCCTGGGTGGCCAATTACAAGTTCCAGGTCGCTCCCGCGGGCTGCAAAGGCATCACAGCAAGCGGCAAATGGGTGGTGACTTTCCATACCCTCGCAGTCAATAAAAAGGAATTACCTTTCGGAGGCGTTTATTACATCCCGAAAACCAGAGGCATGAAAATGCCGAACGGCGAAACCCATGACGGCTACTGGTTCGCCCATGATACTGGCGGCGCTTTTACGAGCGCCCACAACCGTATCGACATGTACACAGACCAGAGGAAATGGGTCAACTGGATGGAATCGAACCTGGTCGGTTCCCTGAAACCGCTCGAAGTCTGGCGCGTTGACAATGCAACCAAAGAACAGGTATACGCAAAATACAAGCAGTTTCTCGGTAAGTAA